One Scytonema millei VB511283 DNA segment encodes these proteins:
- the egtD gene encoding L-histidine N(alpha)-methyltransferase, translating into MSVSIFETASNIYPRSIEQRLQIENLIDPAAIATSRLTEGKDAIAGLTQTPKTLPPRYFYDDRGSQLFEQICELPEYYLTRTETAILQKYATEIARLTGACELVELGSGSSTKTRILLDAYHKLGYPLHYIPVDVSAGILESSARQLLADYTTLKVRALASTYELALERLAPTLLPSRTICFIGSTLGNLTPSESDEFFARIFAALEIGEYFLLGVDLQKPKSVLEAAYNDCQGVTAAFNLNMLQHLNWRYDSNFDLQNFEHWAFYNETEHQIEMHLRSLRSQTVQMRSLNLTVEFADRETIRTEISRKFNLTNLQQQLQTRGLIPIQTWTDTKNWFGLLLCQKK; encoded by the coding sequence TTGAGCGTGTCCATCTTTGAAACTGCAAGCAATATCTATCCCCGTTCCATCGAGCAACGCTTGCAGATAGAGAATCTCATCGATCCCGCAGCGATCGCGACGAGCCGACTCACAGAAGGGAAAGACGCGATCGCGGGATTAACTCAAACGCCTAAAACCCTCCCACCCCGATACTTCTACGATGACCGAGGTTCGCAGTTATTCGAGCAAATTTGCGAATTACCAGAGTACTATCTGACGCGCACCGAAACAGCGATCCTACAAAAATATGCAACTGAAATTGCGCGGCTAACAGGTGCGTGCGAACTCGTCGAATTGGGTAGCGGTAGCTCGACTAAAACGCGCATTCTCTTGGACGCTTACCACAAACTCGGATACCCACTACACTACATTCCAGTGGATGTCAGCGCGGGAATACTAGAGAGCAGTGCCAGACAACTTTTAGCCGACTATACCACGCTCAAAGTTCGCGCTTTAGCCAGTACCTACGAACTTGCACTAGAACGACTCGCGCCAACTCTTTTACCCAGTCGCACGATCTGTTTTATTGGCAGTACTTTAGGCAATTTGACCCCTTCAGAATCTGATGAGTTTTTCGCCCGGATTTTTGCAGCCCTTGAAATAGGAGAGTATTTCTTATTGGGTGTAGATTTGCAAAAGCCAAAATCAGTTTTAGAGGCAGCTTATAACGATTGCCAAGGAGTCACGGCAGCATTTAACCTCAATATGTTGCAACACTTAAACTGGCGCTATGACAGCAATTTCGACCTGCAAAACTTCGAGCATTGGGCTTTTTATAACGAAACAGAGCATCAAATTGAAATGCACCTGAGAAGCTTGCGATCGCAAACCGTACAGATGCGATCGCTTAATTTAACAGTAGAATTTGCCGATCGAGAAACAATCAGAACTGAAATTTCTCGTAAGTTCAACCTCACAAACCTACAACAACAGTTACAAACGCGAGGATTAATTCCCATCCAAACTTGGACAGATACCAAAAACTGGTTTGGCTTATTGCTCTGTCAAAAGAAGTGA
- a CDS encoding SUMF1/EgtB/PvdO family nonheme iron enzyme, with protein MKFRASDRQQQRHQLREWYEQCRQETLAVFEQVDEETFCAQAHPDFSPVGWHFGHIAYTESLWLRERNAGLAPLFPEHRRLFMADGLPKCDRVKLPGKAVIRHYLNTVRQEVLQILETIDLDRHERLWRWMLQHESQHCETIAFLLQLSVISYQLSVVSCQGAGTNNQLPTTNYQLPTTNYQNQMIKIPAGYFEQGSNTIDALDNERPAHQVYLDTYWIDRYPVTCAEYRLFMQAKGYHNPVWWSENGWQWLQQEKIDRPLYWIEDLQYDNHPVCGVSWYEAEAYAKFADKRLPTEAEWEKAASWDALNHRHRTYPWGEVELDLERCNHNYAIAQTTPVNAYPNGRSAYGCEDMLGNVWEWTASIFDGYEGFTSYPYTGYSQVYFDGQHQVLKGGSWATRPWALRTSFRNWYHPQVRQILAGFRCVKN; from the coding sequence ATCAAATTTAGAGCCAGCGATCGCCAGCAGCAACGCCACCAACTAAGAGAATGGTACGAGCAGTGTCGTCAAGAAACGTTAGCTGTATTCGAGCAAGTAGACGAGGAAACCTTCTGCGCTCAAGCACACCCCGACTTTAGCCCTGTGGGATGGCATTTTGGTCATATTGCTTACACAGAGTCATTATGGCTGCGCGAACGTAATGCGGGACTAGCACCGCTATTTCCCGAACATCGCCGCCTGTTTATGGCTGACGGTTTACCAAAATGCGATCGCGTTAAGTTACCAGGTAAAGCCGTTATTCGTCACTATCTCAATACAGTCAGGCAAGAAGTTTTACAAATCCTCGAAACAATAGACTTAGATCGACACGAACGCCTGTGGCGCTGGATGCTACAACACGAAAGCCAACACTGCGAGACGATCGCGTTTTTATTACAGTTATCAGTTATCAGTTATCAGTTATCAGTTGTCAGTTGTCAGGGAGCAGGGACGAATAACCAACTACCAACTACCAACTACCAACTACCAACTACCAACTACCAAAATCAAATGATAAAGATCCCTGCTGGCTACTTCGAGCAGGGGAGTAATACCATTGACGCTTTAGATAACGAGCGTCCGGCGCATCAAGTTTATTTAGATACCTACTGGATCGATCGCTATCCCGTGACTTGCGCTGAATATCGCCTGTTTATGCAGGCGAAAGGCTATCACAATCCGGTGTGGTGGTCGGAAAATGGTTGGCAATGGTTGCAACAAGAAAAGATCGATCGACCCCTCTACTGGATAGAAGATCTGCAATACGATAATCATCCCGTTTGTGGTGTCAGTTGGTACGAAGCCGAAGCTTATGCCAAATTTGCAGACAAACGCTTACCTACAGAAGCTGAGTGGGAAAAAGCTGCTAGTTGGGATGCATTAAATCATCGACATCGCACCTATCCTTGGGGGGAAGTAGAGCTAGACCTAGAGCGGTGCAATCACAACTACGCGATCGCGCAGACAACACCAGTCAACGCCTATCCCAACGGACGCAGCGCCTATGGTTGTGAAGATATGTTGGGCAATGTTTGGGAATGGACGGCTTCTATATTTGATGGCTACGAAGGTTTTACCAGTTATCCCTACACTGGTTACTCCCAAGTTTATTTTGACGGACAGCATCAAGTTCTTAAAGGTGGCAGTTGGGCAACTCGTCCTTGGGCGCTAAGAACGAGTTTTCGCAACTGGTATCATCCTCAAGTGCGGCAAATTTTAGCTGGGTTTCGGTGTGTAAAGAATTGA
- the egtC gene encoding ergothioneine biosynthesis protein EgtC, which yields MCRLLGYLGETVSLEKLLYKPEHSLIVQSYQPREMNSGLLNADGFGVGWYHAQRDTNPFAYKSVLPIWNDVNLPSLSRYVESSCVLAYVRSATPGQAVDLSNCQPFDNQKLLCIHNGRVENFRQTIYRPIRDRLSDFAYQAIQGSTDSEHIFALLLDEVQANPSMSLEQALSATINNLDLLAKSHQTRASANLLISDGKRLIASRFASDRNSPSLYWLRDDPAFPAAVIIASEPLFKGDWHSIPEHSIVSVGEDLEIKFHQI from the coding sequence ATGTGCCGTTTACTTGGCTACCTAGGTGAAACTGTATCTCTAGAAAAACTGCTGTACAAACCAGAACACTCACTGATTGTCCAAAGCTATCAACCCCGTGAGATGAATTCTGGATTACTGAATGCAGATGGCTTTGGGGTTGGTTGGTATCACGCCCAGCGCGACACAAATCCGTTCGCATATAAAAGCGTCCTGCCAATTTGGAACGATGTCAATCTACCTAGTTTGAGTCGCTATGTCGAATCTAGCTGCGTGCTTGCCTACGTCCGCAGTGCTACGCCGGGACAAGCAGTCGATTTAAGTAACTGTCAACCATTTGACAATCAAAAGCTTTTGTGCATACACAATGGCAGAGTCGAGAATTTTCGCCAAACTATTTATCGTCCAATCCGCGATCGCCTCAGCGATTTTGCTTACCAGGCAATTCAAGGCAGTACTGACTCAGAACACATATTTGCGCTATTACTAGATGAAGTCCAAGCCAATCCCTCTATGAGTTTAGAGCAAGCATTATCAGCTACCATAAACAATCTCGATCTATTGGCTAAGTCTCATCAAACTAGAGCTTCGGCAAACTTGCTGATAAGCGACGGCAAGCGTCTAATTGCTTCTCGTTTTGCCAGCGATCGCAACTCTCCCTCTCTCTACTGGCTGCGAGACGATCCAGCATTTCCAGCCGCAGTCATCATTGCTTCCGAACCTTTATTTAAAGGTGACTGGCACTCTATTCCAGAACATAGCATCGTCAGTGTAGGAGAAGACCTTGAAATCAAGTTCCATCAAATTTAG
- a CDS encoding PadR family transcriptional regulator → MSLAHAILGFLLQAERTGYDLKTSCFDRCIAFLWSADQAQIYRTLDKLVEQGWITYKVEIQRDRPNRKVYSVTEAGIAELMEWLQSPQPIPTVRDPLPIQLFFAAHLSNEATIHLLERQLAARREKLAECEQIELPTLSNLTANREQLMQRLVLELAIRKEQTYIDWLKTAIEVLSQEALNASQPAAILDTPA, encoded by the coding sequence ATGTCACTAGCACACGCAATTTTAGGCTTCCTGTTGCAAGCAGAAAGGACGGGTTACGACCTGAAGACAAGCTGTTTCGATCGCTGTATTGCATTCTTGTGGTCTGCGGATCAAGCACAAATTTATCGAACCCTTGATAAACTAGTCGAGCAAGGATGGATTACCTATAAGGTTGAAATTCAACGCGATCGCCCCAATCGTAAAGTTTACAGCGTCACTGAAGCAGGAATTGCCGAATTAATGGAGTGGCTACAAAGCCCTCAACCCATACCAACAGTAAGAGATCCGCTACCAATTCAATTATTTTTCGCCGCACATCTGTCAAATGAAGCTACGATTCACTTATTAGAACGACAGCTAGCAGCACGACGCGAGAAGTTAGCAGAATGCGAGCAAATAGAACTACCAACGTTGAGCAATCTTACAGCTAATCGCGAACAGTTGATGCAACGACTAGTATTAGAGCTAGCAATTCGCAAAGAACAGACTTATATTGATTGGTTAAAGACAGCGATCGAAGTACTCAGTCAAGAGGCGCTCAATGCTTCGCAGCCAGCAGCAATTCTCGATACACCCGCGTAA
- the mug gene encoding G/U mismatch-specific DNA glycosylase encodes MVQRKPTTAEIQAAYGRTVPDIIAPNLNVLFCGINPSLYSAAVGHHFARPGNRFWRSLHAAGYTERVLSPFEDRNLLQFGYGLTNIVDRATARADELKAGELILGQQQLAVKIQQYQPQFLAILGISAYRTAFHQPKAVMGRQPELLSGTTIWVLPNPSGLNAHYQIADLTRVYRELLLAAKH; translated from the coding sequence ATGGTGCAGCGCAAACCTACCACGGCAGAAATTCAAGCGGCATACGGACGCACGGTTCCAGATATTATTGCTCCAAATTTAAATGTTTTGTTTTGCGGGATTAATCCTAGTCTCTATAGTGCTGCTGTCGGACATCACTTTGCCCGCCCTGGAAATCGCTTTTGGCGATCGCTTCACGCTGCTGGTTACACAGAACGGGTGCTGTCACCGTTTGAAGACCGCAATCTGTTACAGTTTGGTTATGGTTTGACAAATATCGTCGATCGCGCCACGGCTAGGGCAGATGAGTTAAAAGCTGGGGAATTAATCCTCGGTCAACAGCAGTTAGCAGTCAAGATCCAACAATATCAACCGCAATTTTTAGCTATTTTGGGTATCAGCGCCTACCGGACGGCATTTCACCAACCCAAAGCTGTCATGGGAAGACAACCTGAGTTGCTGTCTGGTACGACAATTTGGGTATTACCTAACCCAAGTGGGTTAAACGCTCATTATCAAATAGCAGATCTTACGCGGGTGTATCGAGAATTGCTGCTGGCTGCGAAGCATTGA
- the nudC gene encoding NAD(+) diphosphatase, whose product MHRTFIPGITPPVEQSVPAWWFAFAGNKLLVHQEETANQIPQLTSLEEIGLTPIRTQFLGTLGDRPCYCAELPQDISTPVGMSLQGLRELYGTLDEDLFILSGRAIQIVEWNRTHQYCGYCATPTTQLPHERAKRCPNCGLVNYPRLSPAVIVLISRGEELLLARAHRFPPKMYSILAGFVEPGESLEETVVREVREEVGIEVKDIRYFGSQPWPFPNSLMIGFTATYASGEIAIEPEELVDAGWFNKHNLPPIPPKLSIARKLIDWFVSTH is encoded by the coding sequence ATGCATCGTACCTTTATCCCTGGCATTACTCCACCCGTAGAACAATCCGTACCCGCCTGGTGGTTTGCCTTTGCAGGTAACAAACTACTCGTACATCAGGAAGAAACAGCGAACCAAATCCCACAACTTACTAGTTTAGAAGAGATTGGCTTAACTCCTATACGAACGCAATTTCTCGGTACGTTAGGCGATCGCCCCTGCTATTGTGCTGAACTCCCTCAAGATATATCTACACCTGTAGGCATGTCATTACAAGGGCTGCGAGAATTATACGGCACGTTGGACGAAGATTTATTTATTTTGAGCGGTCGCGCCATTCAAATCGTTGAATGGAATCGTACCCATCAATACTGCGGCTACTGCGCCACTCCTACCACCCAATTACCCCACGAACGCGCGAAACGCTGTCCCAACTGTGGTTTGGTTAATTATCCCCGCCTCTCACCTGCGGTTATCGTCCTCATCTCTCGCGGTGAGGAATTGTTATTAGCCCGCGCTCACAGATTTCCACCCAAGATGTACAGTATATTAGCTGGATTTGTCGAACCAGGCGAATCGCTAGAAGAAACGGTAGTGCGAGAAGTGCGCGAAGAAGTCGGGATTGAGGTCAAAGACATTCGTTATTTTGGTTCCCAACCTTGGCCTTTTCCCAATTCTCTGATGATTGGTTTTACAGCTACCTATGCTAGCGGTGAAATTGCGATCGAACCAGAAGAATTAGTGGATGCTGGTTGGTTTAACAAGCATAATTTACCTCCAATTCCCCCAAAGTTGAGTATTGCGCGTAAATTAATCGACTGGTTTGTCTCAACTCACTGA
- a CDS encoding ABC-F family ATP-binding cassette domain-containing protein encodes MTIFTLRSVKKDFGIKEILKDASFSLDEGDKVGLIGVNGSGKSTLLKAIAGLEPIDSGEIWVNSGAKIVYLPQQPNLDENRTVLEQVFADGGEQMALVREYEEISDKLAHGQGDLDKLMAQLSNVSQQIEALGAWEVETNAKVILSKLGIEDFDAKISNLSGGYRKRIALAAALLSEPDVLLMDEPTNHLDALSVEWLQSYLTRFRGALLLITHDRYFLDRVTNRIIEIDRGDLYTYSGNYAYYLEKKAEAEESAVGSQRKHAGVLRRELEWLKRGPKARSTKQKARIDRIYEMQAREFKQVQGKVEISTPGRRIGKKVIELEKISKSYGDRTLIKDFTYTFNPEDRIGIIGSNGAGKSTLMDIVTGRVQPDSGTVEIGSTIHLGYFDQHSEDLMLNENQRVIEYLKDVAELVKTADGSIITASQMLERFLFPPNQQYAPIHMLSGGEKRRLFLLRVLMSAPNVLILDEPTNDLDVQTLAVLEEYLEEFNGCAIVVSHDRYFLDRAVETIFAIEPGGNLRQYPGNYSVYLEYKQAEEEEKEISQKSKVKSQTSFPTPDSRLPTPASSRKLSFKEKREYETLETQIPQMEAQKEELEKIFYNNPPGDFTEMQQLSEQLAQLVQAIDTATERWLELAEREND; translated from the coding sequence ATGACTATTTTCACGCTGCGATCGGTTAAAAAAGACTTTGGCATCAAGGAAATCTTGAAAGATGCTAGCTTTAGCCTGGATGAAGGCGATAAAGTCGGGCTAATTGGGGTAAATGGTTCTGGTAAATCAACATTACTTAAAGCGATCGCGGGACTAGAACCAATAGATAGCGGTGAGATTTGGGTCAATTCGGGAGCTAAAATTGTCTACCTACCCCAACAGCCAAATTTAGATGAGAATCGTACTGTTTTAGAACAAGTATTTGCCGATGGTGGCGAACAGATGGCGCTAGTGCGGGAATATGAAGAAATTTCAGATAAGCTGGCGCACGGACAGGGCGATCTCGATAAACTCATGGCGCAGTTGTCAAATGTTTCCCAGCAGATTGAAGCATTGGGAGCATGGGAAGTAGAAACTAATGCTAAAGTCATTCTTAGCAAGTTAGGAATTGAAGACTTTGATGCCAAAATTAGCAATCTTTCTGGGGGCTACCGCAAGCGGATCGCCCTAGCAGCAGCTTTACTGTCGGAACCAGATGTGTTGTTAATGGACGAACCGACAAACCATTTAGATGCACTATCTGTTGAGTGGTTGCAGAGTTATCTAACTCGGTTTCGCGGTGCGCTGTTACTCATCACTCACGATCGCTATTTTTTAGATCGGGTCACAAATCGCATTATCGAGATCGATCGCGGTGACCTTTATACTTATTCCGGTAACTATGCTTATTATCTAGAAAAAAAGGCAGAAGCAGAAGAATCAGCCGTCGGCAGTCAGCGCAAACATGCCGGAGTATTACGGCGAGAGTTGGAATGGTTAAAACGAGGACCAAAAGCCCGTAGCACTAAGCAAAAAGCCAGGATCGATCGCATATACGAGATGCAGGCGCGGGAATTTAAGCAAGTGCAGGGTAAGGTAGAAATTTCTACTCCAGGTCGGCGGATTGGGAAAAAGGTAATTGAGTTAGAAAAGATTAGTAAGTCTTACGGCGATCGCACTCTTATTAAAGACTTTACATATACATTTAATCCCGAAGACCGCATTGGCATTATTGGCAGTAACGGCGCGGGTAAATCGACGCTGATGGATATTGTTACCGGACGAGTGCAGCCTGACTCCGGTACGGTGGAAATTGGTTCGACAATTCATCTTGGTTATTTTGACCAGCATTCGGAAGATTTGATGCTGAATGAAAACCAGCGCGTTATCGAATATCTCAAAGATGTAGCGGAGTTGGTTAAAACAGCAGATGGTAGCATCATCACGGCTTCCCAAATGTTGGAACGGTTTCTGTTTCCCCCCAACCAGCAATATGCACCCATCCACATGCTGTCTGGCGGAGAAAAGCGGCGGTTGTTTTTGTTGCGCGTGCTGATGAGTGCGCCCAACGTGTTGATTTTAGACGAACCGACAAACGATTTAGACGTACAAACGCTAGCGGTATTAGAAGAGTATCTAGAAGAGTTTAACGGTTGCGCGATCGTTGTTTCCCACGATCGCTATTTTCTCGATCGCGCGGTGGAGACTATTTTTGCGATCGAACCTGGTGGAAATCTGCGTCAATATCCAGGCAACTACTCTGTGTATTTGGAATACAAGCAAGCTGAAGAGGAAGAAAAGGAAATAAGTCAAAAGTCAAAAGTCAAAAGTCAAACTTCATTCCCGACTCCCGACTCCCGACTCCCGACTCCCGCGTCCTCGCGCAAGCTATCTTTCAAAGAAAAACGGGAATATGAAACGCTAGAGACTCAAATTCCCCAGATGGAAGCGCAAAAGGAAGAGTTAGAAAAGATTTTCTACAACAATCCTCCCGGCGATTTTACTGAAATGCAGCAGCTATCGGAGCAGTTAGCTCAATTAGTGCAAGCAATCGACACGGCAACCGAACGTTGGTTAGAACTGGCAGAACGGGAAAATGATTAA